A window from Patagioenas fasciata isolate bPatFas1 chromosome 36, bPatFas1.hap1, whole genome shotgun sequence encodes these proteins:
- the LOC136114243 gene encoding fat storage-inducing transmembrane protein 1-like → MGPGAMGPLAMGPDAMGRVCGGALWGLCRGAAAALGSPRFPRVHAVGLGALVGLGPLLRLRAQPHSVFASPHNLLEARLISSAGGWTSLFLASLLVASLPLLRPPPAFLLRLIGRWLVGVALWSSAPRLLSLVEGALGRCVQPMAAGLLLLPHGSPTPCRASGGQWEGPLVSRQAFSLVYCALGLAEEAGLMGRALYGDWPGRGQEGRGLEEARWEGPSGRCWA, encoded by the exons ATGGGTCCGGGCGCTATGGGGCCGCTCGCTATGGGTCCGGACGCTATGGGTCGGGTGTGtgggggggcgctatggggcctGTGCCGTGGGGCAGCGGCCGCGCTGGGGTCCCCCCGGTTCCCCCGCGTCcacgccgtggggctgggggcgctTGTGGGGCTGGGGCCGCTGCTTCGGCTCCGTGCTCAGCCCCACAGCGTCTTCGCTTCGCCCCACAACCTCCTGGAGGC ccgCCTGATCTCCTCGGCCGGTGGTTGGACGTCGCTGTTTCTCGCCTCCCTATTGGTCGCTTCCCTGCCGCTGCTCCGCCCCCCTCCCGCCTTCCTGCTGCGCCTGATTGGCCGCTGGCTGGTGGGCGTGGCCCTCTGGAGCTCCGCCCCCCGCCTCCTTTCATTGGTCGAAGGCGCCCTGGGCCGCTGCGTCCAACCAATGGcggctgggctgctgctgctgccccacggAAGCCCCACCCCTTGCCGGGCCAGCGGTGGCCAATGGGAGGGCCCGCTGGTTTCCCGCCAAGCCTTCTCATTGGTCTATTGCGCCCTGGGGCTGGCGGAGGAGGCGGGGCTCATGGGGAGGGCGCTCTACGGGGATTGGCCGGGGCGGGGCCAGGAGGGGCGGGGCTTGGAGGAGGCGCGGTGGGAGGGGCCGAGCgg GCGCTGCTGGGCGTGA
- the LOC136115780 gene encoding acrosin-like: MTLGTEPGAPRADPPVLGAMNRLLLLLLLGACWPAQGNWDGCGTCGQRPLASHYGWSRVVGGVSAQAGAWPWIVSIQDPWSEGTGHVCGGSLITSQWVLTAAHCFVNVDPSDIPTWRVVLGATNLAYPGYQAQVRQVRRLLVHERYENVSQRNDIALLELDQPVHCDYYVQLACVADPGVRVAELGPCYVSGWGATEARASGSTPILQEAQVQLIDVQRCNSTMWYRGAVHPHNLCAGYPEGGIDTCQGDSGGPLVCESPHGSYYWLVGVTSWGRGCARARRPGIYTSTQHFYSWILRQMRLPPRAGPTGPTATPWSPPPSTPWLYGEQSGAGSASFPLRKALELLRGLQDLLQGLGGNKE; this comes from the exons ATGACATTGGGCACGGAACcgggggcacccaggg CGGACCCCCCCGTGCTGGGCGCCATGAACCGgttgcttctgctcctgctgctgggcgCCTGCTGGCCCGCCCAGGGCAACTGGGACGGCTGcgg GACCTGcgggcagcgccccctggcgtcGCACTACGGCTGGTCACGTGTGGTGGGCGGGGTCTCCGCCCAAGCGGGGGCGTGGCCGTGGATCGTCAGCATCCAGGACCCGTGGAGCGAGGGCACGGGCCACGTGTGCGGGGGGTCGCTCATCACCTCCCAGTGGGTGCTCACGGCCGCCCACTGCTTCGTGAACGTGGACCCCAG cgaCATCCCCACGTGGCGCGTGGTCCTGGGGGCCACCAACTTGGCCTACCCGGGCTACCAGGCGCAGGTGCGGCAGGTGAGACGCCTGCTGGTCCACGAGCGCTACGAAAACGTGTCGCAGCGCAACGACatcgccctgctggagctggACCAGCCCGTGCACTGCGACTACTACGTGCAGCTGGCCTGCGTGGCCGACCCGGGGGTCAGGGTGGCCGAGCTGGGGCCCTGCTATGTCAGTGGATGGGGGGCCACTGAGGCTCGAG CCTCGGGGTCCACGCCCATCCTGCAGGAGGCGCAGGTGCAGCTGATCGACGTGCAGCGCTGCAACAGCACCATGTGGTACCGGGGGGCCGTGCACCCCCACAACCTCTGCGCCGGGTACCCCGAGGGGGGCATCGACACCTGCCag GGTGACAGCGGTGGCCCCCTGGTTTGCGAATCCCCCCACGGCTCCTACTATTGGCTGGTGGGGGTGACGAGTTGGGGTCGGGGCTGCGCCAGAGCCAGGAGACCCGGGATCTACACCTCGACCCAGCACTTCTACTCCTGGATCCTGCGGCAGATGCGGCTGCCCCCCCGGGCCGGCCCCACCGGCCCCACGGCCACGCCATGGAGCCCCCCGCCCAGCACCCCCTGGCTCTATGGGGAGCAATCCGGAGCGGGCTCGGCGTCGTTTCCACTGCGGAAGGCGCTGGAGCTGCTCCGGGggctgcaggacctgctgcaggggctggggggtaACAAGGaatga
- the CFP gene encoding properdin: MEPMGLLVLLWVLSGTNASPPIWCFTPLAEPGRGGACAESLGDERVPLADCCLNPAYGYRLRPLGLCIPCRQDTWGPWGPWGDCSVTCGEGTQRRGRRRSPRGDNGDNGDNEDTREWQLRVCEMTPCAVGGVWSTWGPWGPCAATCQGAGPRAGRSRSRRCDWPEPEPSGPECEGNATQSETCTELPPCPQDGAWGAWSEAVPCAVTCGLGVVTLRRACDAPPPRYGGRGCPGNDTRKSVCGPRGACPALPEWGAWAPWSPCSRPQGEPLSCRPLVGQQRRSRACEGRSPGGPPCPTAPGDGAFQVRACYNVHHCLLSGNWSDWSPWGLCTPPCGASPTRSRVRECRPMHPNYPPTVTPVSSSVPVNVSFWGVPRPRCPLLDGQRLRLEETRPCLNVRPCPAPHED, from the exons atggagcccatggggctgctggtgctgctgtgggtCCTGAGCGGGACCAACg CCTCCCCGCCCATCTGGTGCTTCACCCCATTGGCCGAGCCCGGCAGGGGCGGAGCCTGCGCCGAATCCCTGGGAGACGAACGCGTCCCATTGGCCGATTGCTGCCTCAACCCCGCCTACGGATACAGGCTCCGCCCACTCGGCCTCTGCATCCCCTGCCG gcaGGACACGTGGGGCCCTTGGGGTCCGTGGGGTGACTGCTCCGTCACctgtggggaggggacccagagaCGGGGCCGGAGACGAAGCCCCcggggggacaacggggacaacggggacaacgAGGACACCCGGGAGTGGCAGCTGAGGGTGTGTGAAATGACCCCTTGtgcag TGGGCGGGGTTTGGAGCACGTGGGGCCCCTGGGGGCCGTGTGCGGCCACGTgccagggggcggggccaagggcgggGCGGAGCCGCAGCCGGCGCTGTGATTGGCCGGAACCGGAGCCGTCGGGACCCGAGTGCGAAGGGAACGCGACCCAGAGCGAAACGTGCACGGAGCTGCCGCCGTGTCCCc AGGACGGCGCCTGGGGGGCGTGGTCGGAGGCGGTGCCGTGCGCGGTGACGTGCGGGCTGGGCGTGGTCACGCTCCGGCGCGCCTGCGACGCCCCGCCCCCGAGGTACGGCGGCCGCGGTTGCCCCGGCAACGACACCCGGAAGTCGGTGTGCGGCCCCCGGGGGGCGTGTCCAG ccctcccCGAGTGGGGCGCGTGGGCCCCCTGGTCCCCCTGTTCCCGCCCCCAGGGGGAGCCCCTGAGCTGCCGCCCACTTGTGGGGCAGCAGCGCCGCTCCCGGGCCTGCGAGGGGCGCTCGCCAGGGGGACCCCCCTGCCCCACGGCGCCGGGGGACGGAGCCTTCCAGGTCCGGGCCTGTTACAACGTGCACCACTGTCTGC TATCAGGGAACTGGTCAGACTGGAGCCCCTGGGGTCTCTGCACCCCCCCATGTGGGGCCAGCCCCACACGGAGCCGCGTCAGAGAGTGCCGGCCCATGCACCCCAACTACCC CCCCACGGTGACCCCCGTCAGCTCCTCGGTCCCGGTCAATGTGTCGTTCTGGGGGGTCCCGCGCCCGCGCTGCCCCCTGCTGGACGGCCAGAGGCTGCGCCTGGAGGAGACGCGGCCCTGTCTGAACGTGCGGCCCTGCCCCGCGCCCCACG AGGACTGA